From a single Nicotiana tomentosiformis chromosome 2, ASM39032v3, whole genome shotgun sequence genomic region:
- the LOC104115848 gene encoding transcription factor MYB106 — protein sequence MGRSPCCDKVGLKKGPWTPEEDQKLLAYIEEHGHGSWRALPAKAGLQRCGKSCRLRWTNYLRPDIKRGKFTLQEEQTIIQLHALLGNRWSAIATHLPKRTDNEIKNYWNTHLKKRLVKMGIDPVTHKPKNDTLLSNDGQSKNAANLSHMAQWESARLEAEARLVRQSKLRSNSFQNSSFASQEFTTTSPSSPLNKPVVGPPRCLDVLKAWNGVWTKPMNEITAIGLDLEESPTSTLGYFDQNAPHISTQGINGGNSTVLFEFVGNSSGSSEGGIMNNEESEEDWKGFGNSSTGQLLEYKDGINENSVSFTSGLQDLTMPMDNTWTAESLRSNAEQISPGNFVETFTDLLLSSNSGDGGLSENGTESDNGEGGGGRNASENCEDNKNYWNSIFNLVNNSSPSDSAMF from the exons ATGGGTCGATCTCCATGTTGTGATAAAGTTGGTTTGAAAAAAGGACCTTGGACACCTGAAGAAGATCAAAAACTCTTGGCTTATATTGAAGAACATGGCCATGGTAGCTGGCGTGCATTACCTGCCAAAGCTG GACTTCAAAGATGTGGAAAGAGTTGCAGGCTAAGGTGGACTAATTACCTAAGGCCTGATATCAAGAGAGGGAAATTCACTTTACAAGAAGAACAAACCATCATTCAACTCCATGCTCTCTTAGGGAATAG GTGGTCGGCCATAGCAACTCATTTGCCGAAAAGAACAGATAATGAAATCAAGAATTATTGGAATACGCATCTTAAAAAACGGCTAGTGAAAATGGGCATTGACCCAGTGACTCACAAGCCCAAGAACGACACCCTCTTGTCCAATGACGGTCAGTCCAAGAACGCAGCCAACCTTAGCCACATGGCTCAGTGGGAAAGCGCGCGGCTCGAAGCCGAAGCTAGACTCGTTAGACAATCCAAACTTCGGTCCAATAGTTTTCAAAACTCATCATTTGCCTCCCAAGAATTTACTACCACTTCACCTTCTAGTCCTCTTAACAAACCAGTTGTTGGGCCCCCTCGATGTCTTGACGTACTCAAGGCGTGGAATGGTGTTTGGACCAAACCAATGAATGAAATTACTGCCATTGGATTGGACCTGGAGGAGTCCCCTACGTCTACACTAGGCTATTTTGATCAAAACGCCCCACATATTTCCACACAAGGGATTAATGGAGGAAATTCTACGGTTTTGTTTGAATTTGTTGGAAATTCGTCAGGATCAAGTGAAGGTGGAATTATGAATAACGAGGAAAGTGAAGAAGATTGGAAAGGATTTGGAAACTCATCAACAGGACAATTACTTGAATACAAAGATGGGATAAATGAAAATTCAGTGTCATTCACTTCAGGACTTCAAGATTTGACTATGCCAATGGACAATACGTGGACAGCTGAATCTCTAAGGTCAAATGCAGAGCAAATTTCCCCTGGCAATTTTGTGGAGACATTTACAGATCTATTGCTTAGTAGTAATTCAGGTGACGGGGGTCTGTCGGAAAACGGCACGGAATCCGATAACGGCGAAGGTGGCGGCGGCAGAAATGCTAGTGAGAATTGTGAAGATAACAAGAATTACTGGAATAGTATTTTTAACTTAGTCAATAATTCTTCACCCTCTGATTCGGCTATGTTctaa